AATGCTCATGCCCAGCAACGCTTGCTGGGTATAGCCGAGCAGCAGGCTGGCTTGATGGTTGGCGTAGAGATAGCGTCCCTGTGGGCTGGCGACGAAGACCGCGTCGGCGGCATGGTCCAGCAGCGATTGATAGCGAGCCTGGCTGGCGGCCAGGGCCTGGCTTTTCTCGCGCATCGGCCGCAAGTCGGCGTAGGTGGCGACAAAGCCTTCCAGCGATCTGTCCAGGTTGTGGATGGCCGCGATCGTGAGATAGATCGGTATCGACTCGCCATGCTTGCTGATCCGCGCCACCTCCCCGGACCAGTTGCCGCGAGAGAGCACCAGGCTATTGATGGCCTCGCGGCGAGCCATTTCTTCCAGCGGCGTCAGGCGAGAGATGGCGTGGCCTATCAGCTCGTCGGCCGGATAGGCCATCAGCTGGATGAAAGCCGGGTTGGCATAAGTGACGCGTTGCTCGGCGTCGGTCATGACGATGGGTTGCGCGGTCTGGCCTAGCGCTTGGACTAAGCGGTGAGTGTCGGCTTCGGCCAGCTTGCGGTCCGAGACATCTTCGGTGTAAATCAGGATGCCGCCGATGGCGCCGTTTTTCTCGTGCCAGGGCCTGATTTCCCATTTGAGCCACTGGACGTGGCCATCGGCGCGCAGGAAGCGATCCTCCTCCGCGCGTATCACCTCGCCCGCCAGGCCGCGTTGATGGATGGCTCGCCAAGTCTCGGGAATTTCAGGAAAGACCGCGTAATGGGACAGGCCCTGGACGTCGCGGCCCTCCAGCCCGTAATCTTTCAGCCAGCGCTGGCTGACCGCCAGGTAACGCATCTGGCGGTCGAACATGGCCAGCGAGGCCGGCGCGTGATCGACGAACAGATGCAGCAACTGCTCGCTTTCGCGCAAGGCCACCTCTGCTTGCTTCTGCTCGGTGATGTCTTGCATGGCGCCGCGGACTTGGACGATCCGCCCTTGTTCTATCACCGGTCGGCCCAAGGTGCGCACCCATTTGCGCCGTTTGGCCGCGCTGATCAACTCCAGTTCCAGATCGTATGGCGCGCCCTGCTCAATGACGGTTTTAACGGCTTTTTCTATGCGGACGCGGGATTCGCCCTCGTAAAAGGACAGGCCCAGGGAGACGTTGGCGGGCAGATCCTCAGGCAGATCATGGATGCGCGCGACTTCTGGCGTCCAGCCGCCTTCCCCGGTGGCGGGGTCGAACCACCAGCCGCCGATCTTGGCGATCGCGCTCATCTCGCGCAACAGCTCATCGTGCTCGTGCAGCTGCTTTTCCAGCCGCTTGCGTTCGGAAATATCGGTGGCGATGCCGCAGACGGCGTAGATTTTGCCTTGCTTGTCGTGCAAGGGAAATTTCAGCGAAATATAGGTATGCATGCCATCGAGATGGGGGACGGTTTCCTCCAGCTCTATCGCTTGTCCGGTCGCCATCACGGATTGGTCGGCGGAAGTGACGCGGCGGGCGACCTCTTCGGGAAAGAGGTCGAAATCGGTGCGGCCCAGCATGCCGTTGCGCGCCAGGCCGAAAATTTCGGCGAAGCGGTGATTGGCCAGCATATAGCGGCCCTGCTCATCCTTGATGAAAATCACCGCCGACGCCTTGTCCAAAATCGCCTGCAGCAAGGCATGCTGCTGCTTGAGCGCGTCTTCCATTTCCAGCAGCGGGGCGAGGTCGTGCAGGGTCACGCTGTAGAACAGCGGTATTTGCGCGTCATGGCATGGGCGAATGGTCACCGAGGCTGCGATCGGCCCCCTGGCGGCGTGCGTCAATTGCATTTCAACAACCTGGTCCGGCTCTACGGCGGCGATGTCGGTCCGGGTTTCAGTCGGCGCCAGCAGATCCACCCACGCCAATTGGCGCAGGGTTTCCTCGTCGCGTCCCAGCAGGCGTTGCGCCTCCTTGTTGGCCGATTGGACGCGGCTATCCGCGGACAGCAGCAGCACGCCATATTGGCCGTTCTCGAACAATGCCCGGAAACGCATGTTTTCATGGCTGCTGAGGGCGGAAGCCGCTTGCTGCGCGGCGAGGTTTCGCAGGTGGCGGCTGAACAGGCTGAACAGCGCGGCGGTGACCGCGAATACCGCGATCGAAAACAGATCGGAGGGCCTCATGGCCGCGCCATTTAGCCTCAGTGGGATGAAAATCGCCCATGCCAAGCCAACCGACAGCAAGGTGGCGGCCAGGCCGCCTTCCAGGCCGCAGGCCAGCGCGGCGAGAAAGGTGGCGGGATAGAACAAGAACCAGGCATAAGGCTGCAGATAGGCCCACAGCCCCCATTGCGCCAACCCGGCGGCGAACACGATGAGGAGGGCGAGCGACAGGCGTGACAAGCGGTTGAGCGCTTTAGGTCTAACCTTAGAGAAAATCGACAAGGCAAGCTCCGGTGCGGCGGGGGCGGCGATCAAAACCATGCATTGGTATCAATCTAGACGAAGTTGGGTTCGCGAGGGAGCGGAAAATAGCCGAACATGAGTAGGATCAATATCTTGCGGGAGTAGCCATGGCGGGGGAAAGGATCACCGTGCTGGTGGTGGACGATGCGCCGGAATGCCTGGCGGTGCTGGGCGAATTGTTGCAGCCGCATTATCGGGTGCTGGTGGCCAACAGCGGCGCCGCCGCTTTGCGGCTGGCGGAGGCGGAGCCAAGGCCCGAGCTGATTTTGCTGGATGTGATGATGCCGGAGATGGACGGCCGGCAAGTGTTCACCCGTTTGCGCGCCCAGGCCGCCACTGCCGATATCCCGGTGATCTTCGTCACGGCGATGGGCGATCTGCAGGATGAGCTGCAGGGGCTGGAGGCCGGCGCGGTCGATTACATCACCAAGCCCATCGCGCCGCCGCTGGTGTTGGCGAGAGTGCGCATCCAGCTGGAGCTGAAGCAGGCCAAAGACCGCTTGAGCGATCAAAACCGCTGGTTGGAGCGCGAAGTGGCGCGCCGGATGTCGGAGAACGATCTGACCCAGCGGGTGGCGATACACGCTCTGGCTCGGCTGGCGGAAACCCGCGACAACGAGACCGGCAACCACTTGCTGCGCACCCAGGGCTATGTGGAAAGGCTGGCCCGCTTGCTGCAGGCCTTGCCGGCGTATGCGGGGGAGTTGACCGACCACAAGATAGATTTGATCGCGCGTTCCGCGCCGCTGCACGATATCGGCAAGGTCGGCGTGCCCGACAAGATACTGTGCAAGCCGGGCGCCTTGGATGAGGATGAGTGGTCCATCATGCGCACGCACGCGCGGATAGGGGCGGAGGCGATTGCCCAGGCTGAGCGGGATGTCGGCCATTCGCTGGAGTTTCTCACTTACGCCAAGGAGATCGCGGAGCATCACCATGAGCGCTGGGATGGGGCGGGCTATCCGGATGGCCTGGCCGAGACGGATATTCCCTTGCCTGCGCGGCTGATGGCGCTGGCCGATGTGTTCGACGCGCTGATTTCGCGGCGCTGCTACAAGCCGCCTTTTTCGTTCGAGCATGCGCGCGGATTGATCGCCGAAGGCGGCGGCAGCCAGTTCGATCCCGACATCACCCATTGTTTTCTGGACAACTTCGACGACTTCGTCGCCATCGCCCGACGGCATGCGGACCAGCAGGCGGAGAGGGCCGAGCCGCAGGGGTGATGCTCCGGCCGCCGCGCTTTGGCCGCGCCAGGCCTGGCTTGGTGTCGGCCCGGCCGGCTTTCCGGTATCCTTGCGGTTTCGTTGTCTTTCTGCGCTGAACCGATATGCACATCCACATCCTGGGTATCTGCGGTACCTTCATGGGCGGCATCGCCGCCATCGCCAAACAGGCCGGCCACAAGGTGACCGGCTGCGACGCCAACGTCTACCCGCCGATGAGCACCCAGCTGGAGGCGATGGGCATAGAATTGACCCAGGGTTTCGGCGCGGAGCAGATCGAACTGAACCCGGATGTGTACGTGATCGGCAATGTGGTGACGCGCGGCAAGCCTTTGATGGAAGAAATCCTCAACCGCGGCCTGCCTTACATTTCCGGTCCGCAGTGGCTGGCCGAGAACGTGCTGCACGATAAATGGGTGTTGGCGGTGGCCGGCACCCACGGCAAGACCACCACCAGCTCGATGCTGGCGTGGATACTGGAAGACGCCGGCCTGGCGCCGGGCTTTTTGATCGGCGGCATCCCGGAGAACTTCGGCGTGTCGGCGCGGCTGCCGGGCAAGCCGGCGCTGGACTCGGACAGCGTCAGCCCCTTCTTCGTGATCGAGGCCGACGAGTACGATACCGCCTTCTTCGACAAGCGCTCCAAGTTCGTCCACTACCGGCCGCGCACCGCCATCCTGAATAACCTTGAGTTCGATCACGCCGACATCTTCGCCGATCTGGCCGCCATCGAGACCCAGTTCCACCATTTGGTGCGCACCATTCCCGGCAACGGCCGCATCGTCAGCAACGGCCGCGAGGCCAATCTGGACCGCGTGCTGGAGCGCGGCAGCTGGACGCCGGTGGAGCGCTTCGGCGCGGACGCCGGCTGGCAACTGGGCGAGCTGCACGAGGACGGCGGCTTCGAAGTGCTGCTGGAAGGCAAGCTGCAAGGCACGGTGCGCTGGGCGCTGTTGGGCGAGCATAACCGCCTGAACGCCGTCGCCGCCATCGCCGCCGCGCGGCATGCCGGCGTGGCGGTGAAGGACGCCATCGACGCCTTGTCCCGCTTCGCCAACGTCAAGCGCCGCATGGAAGTGAAGGGCGTGGCGGGCGGTGTCACTGTTTACGACGACTTCGCCCACCATCCCACCGCCATCGCCACCACCCTGGAAGGCCTGCGCCGCAAGGTGGGCCAGGCGCGCATCCTGGCGGTGCTGGAGCCGCGCTCCAATACCATGAAGCTGGGCACCATGAAGGACGCGCTGCCGGGTTCGCTGGCGCTGGCCGACCTGGTGTTCTGCTCGGCCGCCGGCCTCAACTGGAACCCGGCGGAAGCGCTGGAGCCGATGGGCGCCAAGGCGCAAACCTTCACCGATTTCGATGCGCTGCTGAGCGCCATCGCCGCCGAGGCCAAGCCTGGCGACCACGTGCTGGTGATGAGCAACGGCGGCTTCGGCGGCATTCACCAGAAACTGCTGGACAAGCTGGCTTGACGCCGCCATCCGCAGGCCTGCCCGCTCCGCTGCTGCTGGCGCGGCAACTTGCGCCGCTGCTGGAGGGACTGGAGTGGGCGATAGGCGGCAGTTCGCTGCTGTGGCGGCTGGGCTTGGAGCCGGCGCCGCGCGATCTGGATATCGTTGTTTCGCTTGAGTGCGCTGGCGCGGCGGAGACCATCCTGGATGGTTGTTTGCAGCGCCTGCCGCGGCCGGCGCATGCCGACTACGCCAGCGAGGTGTTCGTCCGCTACCGCGCCTCGTCCGGGGTTGAGCTGGACCTGATGGCCGGCATCGCGGCGCGGCGCGAGGGGGCATTGGTGCGCTGGGAGTTTGATCCAGCCAAAAGCTGTCGACAGGATGCGCTGCCTTTCATGCCGGCCGAGGATTGGCTGGATTTATACCGGCTGTTTGATCGGCCGCGCCGGGTCGAGCAGTTGACGAGGTATCTGGCGACTCGGGCTCAGGGCAGCTTGATGATGTAGTTGGCGCCGCCTTCGCGCGCTTTTCCCAAGGCTTGATCCAGGCGGTCCAGCAGCGCGGTGGGGCTGTTTTCGCCCTGGCGCAGCGCGCTCAGGCCGACGCAGGCGGCAGCCTGGTGCTCGGCGCCCTGATAGATGAAGGTGAGCTGGCGCAAGGCTTTGATCAGTCTGCGTCCCAGTTCGTTGGCGCCGGTCATGTCGGTGTTGGGCAGCAGAACGATGAAGCTCCCTTCGGCGCGGCGCGCCACCACATCGCTGTCGCGGGTGCTTTGCAGACACAGGCTGCTGGCCAGGCGGAGCAGGTGATTGTAAGCCGAGCCGTCGTCTTCCTTCGGCACCATCTCCGGCACATTCACCAGCTCCAGCACCAGTCCCGACAATTGCGCGCCATAGCGGCGGGCGCGGGTGGTTTCATTGTGCGCCATGGTCATCAGCCGGTGCATGCCGATCACGCCGGTCAGCTTGTCTTCATTGTCCTGTTGATCGCCGTCCTCCTTCAGCGAGCGGACGATATTGAGCGAACGCTCCACCAACTGCCGCTCGAAATCCAGCAGCTGGCTCATCACCTTGGCCTCGGTGCGGTCCATGAAGCTGAAAACCTGGGTCTCCACGCCGTCCAGCATTACTTTGCGCACGGATAACTGTACATCGAAACTGCGTCCCGTGGCGGTGCGCAGCAGCATGCCGCGGTTGTAGATCATATTGTTGCGTTCCAGCTCCTGGCGGATATTGTTTTCGTCCTCCTTGTCGGCCAGGAACTCGTAGATGGATCGGCCCAATAGTTCATTGTGCGGGCAGGCGAGCAGGATGCCGGCCAGTTGATTGGACGAAAGTATGCGGCCGCTTTCCGGCTCGGTCAGCAGCAGGCTGCCTTGCACGGTGTCGAACAAAGGCTGGAGGATTTGCAAAGCTTCCATTCATCGGCTCCCATGGCGGCTGAGGCGAGGGGTGCTGCTGGGGCCTGGAAAGGCGTCGCGGCATGCTACGTTCTTTTACTTAGTGTATGACGTGTGTCTGGGTATTTCACGCCCGACCGACATTTCAACGGCATAGCCGGATGGGCTGGCGATCAATGCCGCGGCAGGGCTGGACGGCAGGCGCCGCAGCGGTTTGCTATGGTGGAAGCAGCGCGCGGTTTGGGGAGAGGCCATGAACAAATGGCTGCCGTTGGCGGCTTTGCTGGGCGGACTCGCGGCGGGAAGCGCGCAGGCCGAGTCTCTGCGCATCCTGCTGATCCAGCTGCCGGGCGTGATGGAGGGCGTGATGGAGGGCGAAGGCCAGGATTTTCATGGCGGCGGAGTCGATTTGCTGCGAGAACTGTCTCGCCGCGCCGACATCCCTTTTTCATTCGAAGTCTATCCCCAGGCGCGTTCCATGCTGCTGGTGCAGCAGACACCAGACACCTGTATCCCGCTTTCCCGCTTTCTCGGGCCCCGGCTGCAGCTGAAGTGGAGCGCGCCGGTTCTGCCCATCCAGCTGGTTTTGTTTTCCCGCGGCGATGACACTTTGCTGGTGCCGGATCTGGAGCATGCGCGCAAATTGAGGATAGGCGCGATGCGGGGCAGCGCGGTGGCGGCCAGGCTGCACGAGCTGGGTTTGGCGCTGGAGGAAAGCTCCGACTATCAAACCGGTTTGCGCAAGCTGCAGCTGGGGCGTCTGGATTTGTGGGGCATGGTCGATATCGGCGTGTCCACGCTGTCTACCCGCGTCGGCATTCCGCACCCCAGAGCCGCGCTGGTGGTGGATAAGAGCGACATCGCCTTGGCCTGCAACCCGCAAGTCAGCGATAGGGCGATGTCCAAGCTGGACCATGCGATTGAGAGCATGCGGCAGGACGGCAGCATGGGGCGCTTCGACATGAAGTGACAAAGCGCATGTCAAGCAGGGACGGGCTGCGCTAAACTGGCGTTTTGCCTGTTCCGCGAGACTCCGTTGAAATCCCGTCTGACTCTGCTGGCCGGCAGCCTGCTTGTCGCCGCCTGCGCCACGCCGCCCCAGCCCGCTTCCGCCCCGGCTGTCGTTTCCCCTGCTTCCGCGCCCGGCGCCGAGTTGCCGCCGCCCGCGCCGGTCGAACCCGCCTCCGCCCCGGTGGTCGCGCCGCCGCCCGGCAGGCCGGTGAGCAAGCCCATCCAGCCGCCTGCCGTCTTGCAGGAAGGCCAAGGCAGGGCGCTGCTGGAGCGGTTGTTGCCGCAGGGCATACCGGACCGCAAGGGCTGGAGCAATGACATCATGGGCGCCTTCAGCCATTTGAAGATTCCGTACACGCCGCAGTTCTTCTGCGCGGTGCTGGCGGTGGCGGAGCAAGAGTCCGGTTTCAGTCCGGACCCGGTGGTGCCCAATCTGTCCAAGATCGTCTGGGGCGAGATCGATCAGCGCCGCCAGAAATACCTGATTCCGCAATTCGTGGTGGACGCGGCGATGAGCAAGAAATCGCCCGATGGCCGCACATTCAAGCAGCGGGTGGATGCCCTGCGCACCAAGCGCGAGATGAACGCGCTGTATGAGGACATGGTGCGCGAGCTGCCGTTCGGCCAGACCATCTTCGAGCACAAGAACCCGATTCGCGACGGCGGCCCGATGCAGGTCAGCGTGGCCTTCGCCGAAACCCACGTCCGCGCCTGGCCGTATCCTTACAGCTACGCCAGCCTGCGCGACGAGGTGTTCACCCGCCGCGGCAGCGTCTACTTCGGCACCGCCATCCTGTTGCAGTATCCCGCGCCTTACCATGACATGGTCTACCGTTTCGCCGACTTCAACGCCGGCCGCTACGCCAGCCGCAATGCCGCTTTCCAGCAGGCGGTGGCCAAGTTGTCCGGTCGCAAGCTGGCGCTGGACGGCGACATCATGCTGTACAACAACAAGATGAACCGCGATCTGTCCGGCGAAGTCAGCGACACCCAGCGCGCGCTGCAAGCTATCTCCGGCCGCCTGGGCATGAGCGACGCCGAGATGCTGCGCGATCTCAAGCTGGAAAAATTGTCCGGTTTCGCCCAGTCGCCCTTGTACCAAAAAGTGTTCGCGCTGGCCGGCTCCAAAGCGCCGCGCGAAATCATTCCGCAGATTGTGCTGGTCAGCCCCAAGTTCACCCACAAGCTCACCACCGAATGGTTCGCGCGGCGGGTGGATGGCCGCTATCAGCGCTGCCTGGCGCGCGACGGGGCCAATTAGCGGCATCGTTTCCGGACGCCCGGCTATGCTGAATGGGGGAAGCAAGCTGGGGAGGCGTCGTGGCGCGATGGTGGAGCATAACGCTGGCAGCGGCCTGGCTGGGGCTGACACCGCCGGCGCAAGCCGATTCTCTGACGATCTGGATCAGTCCTCGTCCGCCTTTGTCGCTGGTGGACGACGCCGGTACGGTGGCCGGTCCGATCACGGGTCTGCTGGGCCGCATCGGCGCCAGCGCCGGCCAGACCTTGCAATTGAAAGGTTGTCCAGTCGCGCGCTGCTTGATGATGGCGCGGCGTCTGCCGGACAGCTGCGCCTTGTCGGCGCGCGGGCCGGCGCGCGAGACGCAGTTCAAATGGAGCCATGTCATCCTCAACTTGCGGATGGTGTTGCTGGCTCGCGCCGAGGATAAGCGGGCGGTCGCCAGTTTGGCGGATGTCCAGGCTCTGCGGGTGGGAGTGACGCGCGGCACCATGCAGGAAAGCCTGCTCAAGGAGGCGGGCGTGCCGGCGCAGGAAAGCCTGGATGTGGAGACAGGTTTGCGGCAGCTGCAGTTGGAGCGGCTGGACCTGTTCGCCGCCCTGGATCTGGACGTCGCGCAAATGGCCAAGCGCATCGCCATGCCTGCGCCCAAGGTGGCGCTGGTGCTGGCCGACTGGCCCTTGTATTTCGCCTGCAACGCCAACGTCAGCGATGAGGCGATGGCCCGCTTGAATGCTGGCGTGGCGGCGCGGCGCGCGGCCGGGGATTTCGATGGCTTGCGCAGCCGCTAGCGGGCTGGGCCTGCTTGCCGCCTTGCTGTTGCCGGCATCGGCCTGCGCTGGCGACATCGTGTTCGGCGACCGCCCCAGCAGTCTGGGCGATGGCGTGAAAAGCGATTGGAACGGCTGGAGCCTGCAAGGGAAGGGCGCGTTCGGCATCGGAACCGTGATCCGCGCCGACGCGCCTTCGTCTTATCTGATCAATGGCGCAGGCATGGGCAGCCGCAACGATGGCGAGCTCAACTATGGCAAGGGCGACACGGTTTCGCGCAGCGTGGATGCTTATGTTCAGCTGGACGCCAGCCGCGGCGGCTATGGTTTTTTCATCAGCGCCAAGGCTTGGTATGACCAGGCGCTGGCGGCGGAGTCGGCGCCGCATGGCAATGTCGCCAATGGCTACCGTCCTGGCCCATTGAGCGATGCCGGCTTCGTCCCGTCCAGCCGGTTCGGCGGACTGTTGCTGGATGACATGTATTGGTATGGCAGCCTGAGCGTGCTGCAAAGGCCGCTGACCTTCCGGCTGGGCCAGCAGGTGATACCTTGGGCCACGCCGACCACGATAGGCGGCGGCCTGCAGCAGATCAACGCGGTGGACTACCCGGCCATGTTGCGCGCCAGCGCCTCCGCCGAGGCGGCCAATGAGCAGGCGCCGGCCGTCTACGCTTCTTGGCAGATCAGCGCGCTTGGCAGTCTGGACGGCTATTACCAGTTCGCTTTCCGCTCCAATGGCTACCCCGGCTGCGGCACCTTCTATTCCATCAACGATTATCTGCAGCCCGGTTGCGACAAACTGACGCTCAATGGCGCGATCTTGAGCCAGCTGGCGCATAAGCCGGTGCTTACCGGCGATCAGCAGTCCATCGCCAATCCCCTGGATTTCATCGCCCGTACTGACGATGTCCGCCCTGGCTCAGGCCAATATGGACTGGGCTGGCATCGCGATCAGGTGCTGGGCGGCCGGCTGGGCGTGTTCGCCGCCGACTATATCTATCGCAGCCCGCTGCTGCAGGTGGTCAAGACCGGCCCCGGCGCGCTGCTGACCGCGCCGGGGCCCGGCGGCGCGCCAATTCCTGTCGGCATCGCCGGCGAATATCGGGATGACTTTCCAGACCATCGCCATCTGTTCGCGCTCAACTGGCTGCGTCAGACCGACAGCGGCGCCCGCTTGTATGTCGAATACAGCGTGCAGCCTAATCATCCTCTGCCCTGGAACGGAGCGGACATTTTCAACGGCGCCATCGCCGGCGCAGGGCCGCTGGCTTATCTCAGCCATCTGACTGCCGGCGATGTCATACGGGGCTACGACGATTTTCGCGTCAGCCAATGGATAGTCACCGCGCATCAGCCTTTTTCCTGGCCGACAGCCAGCGCGCTGGACGCGCAGATCGGCTTGCGCCAGGTGTTCGGCTTGCCGGATCCCTATGTGATGCGCTACGGCCGACCGGGTTTCGGCACGGCGCCCAGCAGCGCGCAGCCCGTTTGCTCCAGCGACGCCGCCTCTTGCGCGCTGTCCGGTTTTGTCACGCCTACCGCCTGGGGCTGGAAGCTGAAATACCAGGCCAGCGTGCGCGGACGGGAGGGCTGGCCGGCATGGCAGCCTTACCTGGCTTTCGCTTACGACCCGGTCGGCTATTCCGAGGATGGCCAGTATTCGGCAGGCCGCCATACCGCGACGGCCGGCTTGGGCGTGCCGCTGAAAAAGGACTGCGCGCTGGACTTGCGCTATGTCCGCACCGGCGGCGGCGCATACAACCTGCTGCAGGACCGCAGTGTGTTCATGCTGAGCCTGAAAGCCGGTTTCTAGCCCTTCGCCTATATTGATTTGACATCAAGCGGCGACGGCGCAGGCGGCGCGCGTCCATCGCCCTGCGGGATCGATTCGATGAAACGGATCATTCACGGCAAGACGATGGAGCTAGGTCCATTCCGGACGCGCCGCTGCTGTCGGCGCTGGAAGAGGGCGACAGCGTCACCGCGATAGAAGGCAAGGCCGACAAGACGGCCGCGCAAGACGGCTAAGGCCGGCTAAGCAAAAGGGAGGCTCGCGCCTCCCTTTGCTTATGTCACGCCAGCCTGCGGCGGATCAGAAGCCGCCGATCAGAATCCAGCCTATCAAGGCCGGCGCCAGCGCCATGCAGAAGCCGCGCATCGCCGTCATCGCGCGCGGCGGGCAGCTTGCGGACAGCTCCGCGCGCACCACCGGCCATGCCTTCCAGCCGACGAACAGCGCCAGCAGCAGCTCGCCCAGCGGCATCAGCAGCTTGGAGGTGACGAAGTCCAGCAGGTCGAAGAAATTCATGCCGAACAGCTGGTAGTCGCCCCATACGCCCAGCGACAGCGAAGCCGGAATGCCCAGCAAAAAGGTGGCCAGCGCCATGCCGCAGGCGGCGGAGCGGCGCGACAGGCCCAGTTCGTCTATGGCGAAGCTGGTGATCACCTCCAGCAGCGACACCGAGGAGGTCAGCGCGGCCAGCAGCAGCAGGCAGAAGAACATCGCCGCAAACAACTGCCCCATCGGCAGGTGGGCGAACACCGCCGGCATGGTGATGAAGGTGAGGCCCGGGCCGGCGGACGGGTCGAAGCCGAAGGCGAACACCGCCGGCAGCACCATCAATCCGGCCAGGAAGCAGGTGGCCACCGTCAGCAGGATCACCCACAGGGCCGAGCCCACCAGATTGGAGTCGCGGCCGACATAGGAGCCATAGGTGATCATGATGCCCAAGCCCAGCGACAGCGAGAAAAAGGCCAGGCCCAGCGCATCCATCAGCATGGCGCCGCTGAGCTTGGAGAAGTCCGGCGCCAGGAAGTAGGCCATGCCTTCCAGCGCGCCAGGCAAGGTCAGGCCGCGCGCGATCAATAGCAGCATCAGCCCGAACAGCGCCGGCATCAGGAATTTGGACAGTTTTTCTATGCCTTTTTGCACGCCGCCGGCCACGACGCCCAGCGTCATCAGCGCGAAGGCGGCGTGATAGATCAAGGGCTGGGAGGGATGGCTGATGAAGCCGCCGAAGATGTCGCCCAGCTTTTTGGCGTCGGCGGTGAGGATGCCGCCGTCAATCGACTTGCCGATGTAGGCGATGGTCCAGCCGCCCACCACGCTGTAGAAGGACAGGATCAAAAAACACACCAGCACGCCCATATAGCCGATCACCGGCCAGCCGCCGCCGGCAAGCTTGCGGAAAGCGCCGACCGCGCCGGCGTTGGCGGCGCGTCCCAGCGCCATTTCCGACAACATCAGCACCAGGCCCAGCGTCAGGCAGATGCCCAGGTAAACGAATAAAAAGGCGCCGCCGCCATTGGTGGCCGCCACATAGGGAAATTTCCAGATGGCGCCGAGTCCGATGGCGGAGCCGGCGGCCGCGAGAATGAAACCGAGGCGCGAGCCCCATTGAGATCGATTCATGGTGAAAGTCTTTGTCGTCATGCTGTTTTGGAAGGTGCCTGGCCATGGCTGCGCCTTGCCGCGCGGGCAGGCGAAGACAGGGTCATGCGGCCGCCAGCGCAAGGCCGGCGGCGAGGTTTCCCGCTGCCCTTATGGCGGGCAGTCATGGAAGGGGACGGCTGGGCGCGCTTGCGGCCCGCGCGAGCGGCGCCGGGGCTAAAGCGCAACAGCCTGGGAGAGGACGCCGTTTGTTGGACGGCACTACCGCGGCATCAGGGTTGGCAACGCCAGGCGGTCCTCGATTTGTATTTTGGATACGCTTCAAAATGTAACAATGAATGCGAATAGTTTCTACTGTTTTTGGCATAAAGCTGCAAATTACCCTGTGAGCATGCCAGGCGCTGCCTCCTGACGGTTTCGCGCTGCCGCTTCTTGGAGCGGTCGCCTATATTGATTTCACATCAACCGGCGACGGCGCAGGCGGCGTGCGTCCATCGCCCTCTGCGGGGATCGATCCGATGAAACTGATCATTAACGGCAAGGCGGCGGAACTGAGGTCCGCTCCGGACACGCCGCTACTGTGGGCGCTGCGGGATGAGCTGGGCCTGACCGGAACCAAGTTCGGCTGCGGGGCGGCGCTGTGCGGCGCCTGTACCGTGCTGCGCAATGGCCAGCCCATCCGCACCTGCGTGACGCCGCTGGCGGCCCTGGAGGAAGGCGACCGCGTCACCACGATAGAAGGCAACGCCGACAAGGTGGCGCAGGCGGTGAAGCAAGCCTGGCAGGCAATCGATGTGGTGCAGTGCGGCTATTGCCAGAGCGGCCAGTTGCTGGCCGCCACCGCTTTGCTCAGCGGCAATACCAAACCTTCCGATCAGG
The Chromobacterium sp. IIBBL 290-4 DNA segment above includes these coding regions:
- a CDS encoding HD-GYP domain-containing protein, translated to MAGERITVLVVDDAPECLAVLGELLQPHYRVLVANSGAAALRLAEAEPRPELILLDVMMPEMDGRQVFTRLRAQAATADIPVIFVTAMGDLQDELQGLEAGAVDYITKPIAPPLVLARVRIQLELKQAKDRLSDQNRWLEREVARRMSENDLTQRVAIHALARLAETRDNETGNHLLRTQGYVERLARLLQALPAYAGELTDHKIDLIARSAPLHDIGKVGVPDKILCKPGALDEDEWSIMRTHARIGAEAIAQAERDVGHSLEFLTYAKEIAEHHHERWDGAGYPDGLAETDIPLPARLMALADVFDALISRRCYKPPFSFEHARGLIAEGGGSQFDPDITHCFLDNFDDFVAIARRHADQQAERAEPQG
- the mpl gene encoding UDP-N-acetylmuramate:L-alanyl-gamma-D-glutamyl-meso-diaminopimelate ligase, with translation MHIHILGICGTFMGGIAAIAKQAGHKVTGCDANVYPPMSTQLEAMGIELTQGFGAEQIELNPDVYVIGNVVTRGKPLMEEILNRGLPYISGPQWLAENVLHDKWVLAVAGTHGKTTTSSMLAWILEDAGLAPGFLIGGIPENFGVSARLPGKPALDSDSVSPFFVIEADEYDTAFFDKRSKFVHYRPRTAILNNLEFDHADIFADLAAIETQFHHLVRTIPGNGRIVSNGREANLDRVLERGSWTPVERFGADAGWQLGELHEDGGFEVLLEGKLQGTVRWALLGEHNRLNAVAAIAAARHAGVAVKDAIDALSRFANVKRRMEVKGVAGGVTVYDDFAHHPTAIATTLEGLRRKVGQARILAVLEPRSNTMKLGTMKDALPGSLALADLVFCSAAGLNWNPAEALEPMGAKAQTFTDFDALLSAIAAEAKPGDHVLVMSNGGFGGIHQKLLDKLA
- a CDS encoding sensor domain-containing diguanylate cyclase, with the translated sequence MEALQILQPLFDTVQGSLLLTEPESGRILSSNQLAGILLACPHNELLGRSIYEFLADKEDENNIRQELERNNMIYNRGMLLRTATGRSFDVQLSVRKVMLDGVETQVFSFMDRTEAKVMSQLLDFERQLVERSLNIVRSLKEDGDQQDNEDKLTGVIGMHRLMTMAHNETTRARRYGAQLSGLVLELVNVPEMVPKEDDGSAYNHLLRLASSLCLQSTRDSDVVARRAEGSFIVLLPNTDMTGANELGRRLIKALRQLTFIYQGAEHQAAACVGLSALRQGENSPTALLDRLDQALGKAREGGANYIIKLP
- a CDS encoding ABC transporter substrate-binding protein; amino-acid sequence: MNKWLPLAALLGGLAAGSAQAESLRILLIQLPGVMEGVMEGEGQDFHGGGVDLLRELSRRADIPFSFEVYPQARSMLLVQQTPDTCIPLSRFLGPRLQLKWSAPVLPIQLVLFSRGDDTLLVPDLEHARKLRIGAMRGSAVAARLHELGLALEESSDYQTGLRKLQLGRLDLWGMVDIGVSTLSTRVGIPHPRAALVVDKSDIALACNPQVSDRAMSKLDHAIESMRQDGSMGRFDMK
- a CDS encoding DUF1615 domain-containing protein — encoded protein: MKSRLTLLAGSLLVAACATPPQPASAPAVVSPASAPGAELPPPAPVEPASAPVVAPPPGRPVSKPIQPPAVLQEGQGRALLERLLPQGIPDRKGWSNDIMGAFSHLKIPYTPQFFCAVLAVAEQESGFSPDPVVPNLSKIVWGEIDQRRQKYLIPQFVVDAAMSKKSPDGRTFKQRVDALRTKREMNALYEDMVRELPFGQTIFEHKNPIRDGGPMQVSVAFAETHVRAWPYPYSYASLRDEVFTRRGSVYFGTAILLQYPAPYHDMVYRFADFNAGRYASRNAAFQQAVAKLSGRKLALDGDIMLYNNKMNRDLSGEVSDTQRALQAISGRLGMSDAEMLRDLKLEKLSGFAQSPLYQKVFALAGSKAPREIIPQIVLVSPKFTHKLTTEWFARRVDGRYQRCLARDGAN